A window from Corynebacterium urealyticum DSM 7109 encodes these proteins:
- a CDS encoding IS256 family transposase, producing MTTVSPKKGHDPARVNEISEKLMENPELASLISELSTSADDASDLVKGLLQASINAGLQAEMDAHLGYSHSDRKSKAQVEPVHGGNHRNGSYTKTVSSGYGAVEVTVPRDRAGTFAPKMVPKGARRLTELDDMIVSLYAGGMTVRDIQHHLATTLGVDMSPDTISTITDAVLDEVMIWQNRQLDEFYPVIFLDALRVKIRDGHRVVNKACYMAVGVDMDGIKHILGLWIADNEGAAFWASVCADLANRGVQDVFIVCCDGLKGLPEAVEATWPNSMVQTCIVHLIRASNRWVSHQDRKSVSRALREVYTAANEDTARDALDAFQASELGQRYPQSVKVWRDAWDRFVPFLQFPPAARRVLYTTNSIESLNAELRKATRNRGQFPNDTAALKTLWLMICNIEDKRAAQRAKKAKRDIECNGYVEGAKATGWKQAINQLAVAYPDRFADYL from the coding sequence ATGACTACTGTGTCACCGAAGAAAGGCCATGACCCGGCGAGGGTCAACGAGATCAGCGAGAAGCTGATGGAAAATCCTGAGCTGGCTAGCCTGATCAGCGAGCTGTCGACCTCCGCTGATGATGCAAGCGACCTGGTCAAAGGCTTGTTGCAGGCATCAATCAACGCTGGTCTGCAGGCGGAGATGGATGCGCATTTGGGCTATAGCCACTCCGACCGCAAGTCCAAAGCCCAGGTTGAACCCGTGCACGGCGGCAATCACCGCAACGGGTCGTACACCAAGACCGTCAGTTCTGGCTACGGCGCGGTGGAAGTGACCGTGCCCAGGGATCGTGCCGGCACGTTTGCTCCGAAGATGGTGCCCAAGGGCGCACGGCGGCTCACAGAGCTCGACGACATGATCGTCTCGCTATACGCCGGTGGGATGACAGTGCGCGATATTCAGCATCACCTCGCGACCACGCTCGGGGTGGATATGAGCCCGGATACGATCAGCACGATCACCGATGCGGTGTTAGACGAGGTCATGATCTGGCAAAACCGCCAGCTCGACGAGTTTTACCCGGTGATCTTCCTCGACGCGCTACGCGTGAAAATCCGTGACGGTCACCGCGTGGTCAATAAGGCCTGCTACATGGCGGTTGGTGTCGACATGGACGGCATCAAGCACATCCTGGGATTGTGGATTGCCGATAATGAAGGCGCTGCATTCTGGGCATCGGTGTGCGCGGATCTGGCCAACCGTGGCGTCCAGGACGTGTTCATCGTGTGCTGCGACGGGCTGAAAGGCTTGCCGGAAGCTGTCGAGGCAACCTGGCCGAATTCCATGGTGCAAACCTGCATTGTGCACCTGATTCGGGCTTCGAACCGGTGGGTGTCGCATCAGGACCGCAAATCTGTCTCCCGTGCGCTACGTGAGGTCTACACGGCCGCCAACGAGGACACCGCCCGCGACGCCCTGGACGCGTTCCAGGCCAGTGAACTGGGCCAGAGATACCCGCAATCGGTCAAAGTCTGGCGCGACGCCTGGGACCGGTTCGTGCCGTTTTTACAGTTCCCGCCAGCGGCCCGCCGGGTGCTCTACACCACGAATTCGATCGAATCGCTCAACGCTGAACTGCGTAAAGCTACCCGTAACCGCGGGCAATTCCCGAACGACACCGCGGCGCTGAAAACGCTGTGGCTGATGATCTGCAACATCGAAGACAAGCGCGCTGCCCAGCGAGCGAAGAAAGCAAAGCGCGACATCGAATGCAACGGCTATGTTGAAGGGGCGAAAGCCACCGGGTGGAAACAAGCCATCAACCAACTAGCTGTGGCATACCCCGACCGATTCGCGGACTACTTGTAA
- a CDS encoding DUF3817 domain-containing protein: protein MTQPASPQPAGAKIHPARQQRVAKALKWYSVMAIATGIWLLVLVVEMIFKYLILGSDNTPAWFSYIGPAHGIFFMLYCITCLDLGTKARWEPSKWLTTILAGVVPLLSFFVEHKRRVEVKKAFALS, encoded by the coding sequence ATGACGCAGCCAGCCTCGCCCCAGCCAGCGGGCGCCAAGATCCACCCGGCACGCCAGCAACGGGTCGCTAAGGCCCTGAAGTGGTACTCGGTCATGGCGATCGCCACCGGTATCTGGCTGCTCGTGCTGGTCGTGGAGATGATCTTCAAGTACCTGATCCTGGGCAGCGATAACACCCCGGCCTGGTTCTCCTATATCGGCCCAGCTCACGGCATTTTCTTCATGCTCTACTGCATCACCTGCCTGGACCTGGGCACAAAGGCGCGCTGGGAGCCCAGCAAGTGGCTGACCACCATCCTCGCCGGCGTGGTCCCGCTGCTGAGCTTCTTCGTCGAGCACAAGCGTCGCGTCGAGGTGAAGAAAGCCTTCGCGCTGAGCTAA